In the Puntigrus tetrazona isolate hp1 chromosome 9, ASM1883169v1, whole genome shotgun sequence genome, one interval contains:
- the gja8a gene encoding gap junction protein alpha 8 paralog a, whose protein sequence is MGDWSSLGNILEEVNEHSTVIGRVWLTVLFIFRILILGTAAEFVWGDEQSDYVCNTQQPGCENVCYDEAFPISHIRLWVLQIIFVSTPSLVYVGHAVHYIHMEEKRKEREEAEVSHQQEIGEERLPLPDQGSVRTTKETSTKGSKKFRLEGTLLFTYICHIIFKALFEVGFVVGQYFLYGFRILPLYKCSRWPCPNTVDCYVSRPTEKTIFIIFMLAVACVSLFLNFVEISHLALKKIRFVFHRPAPAQLESLGPPERSLPFLLTTPVEKAKGYRRLEEEKKDEVAHIYPLAEVGMEEGQFFSPQLEKEKKRSQEVVMPTVPPVEETIICDETQPYFIQVTETLSELPPEELLREGDEVDSIKTPTALPEVLEERSEVESMEETYLISLEESLDIDLVELVCREVTEEKSAKESSLIDVEQTQEEKLSGSEEEKEISQEIEEKEINTFEVQELKEEGSLPDVAEEETAGEVSDEEREFCEIEPFVNEDILEKVKTLDAGEITEVLDVSKISEGEQESEAFGEVAGSNLSDIEPIEDEVDMGGDTSKGGEEDLEGDGVQLDAVDSEVAKALEEVVDIVKDESIEGLVDPGRSCELQDVLHTGKDEDLENLNEVRPFDTAVNKGEEVLEQVETLEKEEVSLSIEDPVEVQVSRECDVSGKKDSVEIVDPEKEECSEEIKAVEATQEMTDVSLELEKTEESRSLSRLSKGSSRARSDDLTI, encoded by the coding sequence ATGGGAGACTGGAGCTCCTTGGGTAATATTTTGGAGGAAGTAAATGAACACTCCACTGTGATTGGCCGTGTTTGGCTCACagttcttttcattttccgcaTTTTAATTCTGGGAACGGCGGCAGAGTTTGTTTGGGGAGACGAGCAGTCTGATTACGTATGCAACACTCAGCAGCCAGGTTGCGAGAATGTGTGTTACGACGAGGCCTTTCCAATCTCCCATATCCGTCTATGGGTGTTACAAATCATTTTTGTGTCCACTCCTTCGCTCGTATACGTCGGCCATGCTGTCCATTACATCCACATGGAGGAAAAGCGAAAGGAGCGTGAAGAAGCCGAGGTTAGCCACCAACAGGAAATAGGCGAAGAGCGTCTTCCGCTTCCAGATCAGGGAAGTGTTCGGACCACCAAGGAAACTAGCACAAAAGGTAGCAAAAAGTTCAGACTCGAAGGCACTCTACTCTTCACCTACATATGCCATATAATCTTCAAAGCTCTTTTTGAAGTAGGCTTCGTAGTTGGACAGTACTTCCTCTATGGTTTCCGCATCCTACCACTGTACAAGTGCAGTCGTTGGCCCTGCCCCAACACGGTGGACTGCTACGTCTCCCGGCCCACTGAAAAGACCATCTTCATCATTTTTATGCTTGCAGTTGCTTGCGTTTCACTGTTCCTCAACTTTGTGGAGATCAGCCACCTCGCCTTAAAGAAGATCCGATTTGTTTTTCACCGACCAGCTCCGGCACAATTGGAGTCTCTTGGACCACCTGAGAGGAGCTTACCGTTTCTCCTGACCACCCCTGTTGAAAAAGCCAAGGGTTACAGGCGCCTTGAAGAGGAGAAGAAAGATGAGGTGGCACACATATATCCACTAGCTGAGGTCGGTATGGAAGAGGGCCAATTCTTCTCACCTCAgctggagaaggagaagaaaaggAGTCAGGAGGTGGTTATGCCAACAGTGCCACCTGTAGAGGAGACAATTATATGCGATGAGACTCAACCCTACTTCATTCAGGTCACTGAGACACTGTCAGAGCTTCCACCAGAAGAGCTACTTCGGGAAGGAGATGAGGTAGACAGCATAAAGACTCCAACAGCTTTACCAGAAGTACTGGAGGAGCGTTCAGAAGTGGAAAGCATGGAGGAAACGTATTTAATATCACTTGAGGAGAGTTTGGATATAGATCTAGTAGAACTGGTCTGTAGAGAGGTGACTGAGGAAAAGTCAGCGAAGGAGAGTAGCTTGATAGATGTTGAGcaaacacaagaagaaaaacTTTCAGGATctgaagaagaaaaggaaatcTCACAGGAAATTGAGGAAAAAGAGATTAACACCTTTGAGGTCCAGGAGTTGAAGGAAGAAGGGAGTTTACCTGATGTGGCTGAGGAAGAGACAGCAGGTGAGGTGTCTGATGAAGAGAGAGAATTTTGTGAAATTGAACCTTTTGTGAATGAGGACATTTTGGAAAAGGTGAAAACTTTAGATGCTGGTGAGATAACTGAGGTTCTGGACGTGTCTAAAATATCTGAGGGCGAGCAAGAGTCTGAGGCTTTTGGAGAGGTTGCAGGGTCAAACTTATCTGACATAGAGCCCATTGAGGATGAAGTGGATATGGGAGGAGACACATCTAAGGGGGGTGAAGAAGATCTAGAAGGGGATGGAGTTCAACTGGATGCAGTAGACTCAGAAGTGGCAAAAGCTTTAGAGGAAGTAGTAGATATTGTAAAGGATGAATCTATAGAGGGTCTAGTGGATCCAGGAAGAAGTTGTGAGTTACAAGATGTATTACATACAGGTAAGGATGAAGATTTAGAAAATCTAAATGAAGTTAGACCTTTTGATACCGCAGTCAATAAAGGTGAGGAGGTTTTAGAACAGGTGGAAACTTTGGAAAAGGAGGAGGTATCTTTGAGCATAGAAGATCCAGTGGAGGTTCAAGTCTCTAGGGAGTGTGATGTGTCAGGGAAAAAGGATTCTGTGGAAATTGTAGACCCAGAAAAGGAGGAATGTTCTGAAGAAATTAAGGCTGTGGAGGCCACACAGGAGATGACAGATGTTTCTCTGGAACTAGAGAAAACAGAGGAATCGAGATCATTAAGTCGTCTCAGCAAAGGTAGCAGTAGAGCCAGGTCAGATGATCTTACAATATGA